TTCTCGAGCAGATCGACCGCCGGTCCGGCACAGCCGTTTCCGGCGTTGACCACCACCTTGAGAGGGCGCAAGCCCCCGGCATCGACGTAGCCCAGAAGATGCCGGGCATACGCCTCTTTGACGTCGAGGGAAACGACCCGCCCCTTCTTTTCCGCCGGAGCGAACTCGCCCCCGGCGGCCAGATCCCGGATAGCGTCGAGGCCGCTGTCGCCGCTGATCGGCCTGGACTGCTTCCGCACCAGCTTCATGCCGTTGTAGTCCATGGGGTTGTGGCTGGCGGTCACCATGATGCCGCCGTCCGCCCCCGAATGGAAGGTGGCGAAATAGACCTCCTCCGTGCCGCACAGCCCGATATCGAGGACATCCGCTCCGCCGTCGGTCAACCCCTCGGCGAGGGCGTCGCAGAGCTCGCCGCTAGACAGACGCACGTCCCGGCCGACGATGACCTTCTCCGGCGCCAGGAACTGCGCATAGGCCCGCCCGATCCGGTAGGCAATGTCCGCGTTCAATTCATCGGGCAAGCGCCCGCGAATGTCGTAAGCCTTAAAACAGTTAAGTCGGTCCATCATGCCCCCCCCACCGATGGAAAATGAATCAAATGACAACGCTACAGGCTGAAAAGATTACGAGCGGCCATAAACGTCCCCGAACCTCTCAATGTCATCTTCCCCAAGATAACTCCCCGATTGGACCTCGATCAACTCCAAGGGGATCTTCCCCGGGTTCTCGAGGCGGTGGGTCACGCCGAGTGGAATGTAGGTCGACTGGTTCTCGCTCAGAAGAACGACCTCGTCCCCCTTGGTGATGCGCGCAGTCCCCTTGACCACGATCCAGTGTTCGGCCCGATGGTGGTGCCTCTGCAGGGACAGGCTGGCGCCAGGATTCACCGTAATGCGCTTGACCTGAAAACGCTCCGCGCTGTCGATGCATTCATAGGACCCCCAGGGCCGAAAAGCCTTTCGGTGCAGGATGGCTTCGTCACGCTGCTGCATTTTCAACTGACTGACGATCTCCTTGACATCCTGAACCTTGTCCCTGTGAGCCACCAGGACCGCATCGGCCGTCTCGACGACAACGTGGTCTTCGAGCCCCACCGCCGCGATCATCCGGCCTTCGGCATGAAGGTAGTTGTTTTTGGCATCATTGAGCAGAACATCGCCATACACCAGATTGCCGTGACAGTCATGCTCCCCCACTTCCCAAAGGGCCGACCACGACCCCACATCGCTCCATCCGGCGTCGAGAGGAACGACCACCGCATCCTCCGTTTTCTCCATCACGGCGTAATCGATGGAATCACTCGGGCAGGCGGCAAAGGCATCGGCGTCGAGGCGAATAAAATCGAGGTCCCTTTCGGCCCCCTCGACGGCCTTGCGACAGGCGGAGACGATCTCCGGGGCGAACCGGTCCAACTCCTGAACCAACCGGGACGCCTTGAACATGAACATGCCGCTGTTCCAGGAATAATCCCCGGAGTCGATATAGGAGCGGGCCGTCTCGAGATCCGGCTTCTCCACGAAACGGGAAACGGCGAAGGCCGTGACGCGTGACGCGTGACCAGTGACGGGTGCCCCCTCCAGCTTCACGCTTCCAGCTTCCAGCTTCCGGCTTTCGAGCGGGGCCCCCGCTCGAATATACCCATACCCTGTCTCCGGCCCCGTCGGTACGATGCCGAAAGTGATCAGCTTGCCCTGTTCGGCCAATGGGACGGCCGATTCGATCACCCGGCGCAGGCCCTCGGCCTGTCGGACAACGTGGTCCGCCGGAAGAACGAGCAGAAGGGGGTCTTCTCCCCCCTCCATGGCCTGGAACGCGGCCACCGCAACCGCCGGGGCGGTATTGCGCCCCACCGGCTCGAGAATGATCGCCGACGGTGCACGACCCAACTGCTTTAGCTGCTCGGCAACCATGAACCGGTGGTTTTCATTGCAGACAACCGCCGGTTCTGCGAGGCCGGAAATCCCTTCGAGGCGGCTGACCGTATTCTGCAACATGGTCTTGTCGCCTACCAGGGGAAGAAGCTGCTTGGGATACAGCTCCCTGGAGAGGGGCCACAGGCGTGTCCCCGCCCCCCCGGAAAGTATGATTGGTACAAGCATCGCTGGAAACCTCCCCTGGAATCTATTAAATGGTCAATCCGAAAAAACCGGCATCTCGAAAAAGAGAGAATGCAAAACCCACAACACGGGCGTGGCGTTACCCTTGCCAGTATGCAGGGAGTTCCCCTCTCCCGATGCCATAATAGGTGAAACCCCTGTTTTTCAAAAGAAGGGGGTCGTAAATGTTGCGGCCGTCAAAAATCACCGGTTGCCTCAGGGTCGTTTTGATCTTGTCAAAATTCGGGCTTCGGAAAATCTTCCATTCGGTAAGGACCGCCAGCGCCTCGGCGTTTTCCATGGCTTTTTCCGGGGAATCGCACAGGACAAGGTCGTCCCTCTCCCCGTAAATGCGCAGGGCCTCATCCATGGCCTCCGGGTCATAAGCCTGAACCTTTGCCCCGGCCTCCCAGAGCGCCTCCATCAGGGTGCGGCTCGGAGCCGCCCGCATATCGTCGGTGTTCGGCTTGAATGCCAGTCCCCACAAAGCGATCGTCTTGCCCACGAGATCCCCATGGAAGTGGTGGTTGATTTTCTTGAACAGGACCTGCTTCTGCTCATTGTTGACGCTCTCCACCGCCTGGAGGATGTGCCCTTCGTAGCCGTATTGGCGCGCGGTCCGCTCCAGGGCCTGCACATCCTTGGGAAAACAGG
The sequence above is drawn from the Desulfuromonas sp. genome and encodes:
- a CDS encoding mannose-1-phosphate guanylyltransferase/mannose-6-phosphate isomerase, coding for MLVPIILSGGAGTRLWPLSRELYPKQLLPLVGDKTMLQNTVSRLEGISGLAEPAVVCNENHRFMVAEQLKQLGRAPSAIILEPVGRNTAPAVAVAAFQAMEGGEDPLLLVLPADHVVRQAEGLRRVIESAVPLAEQGKLITFGIVPTGPETGYGYIRAGAPLESRKLEAGSVKLEGAPVTGHASRVTAFAVSRFVEKPDLETARSYIDSGDYSWNSGMFMFKASRLVQELDRFAPEIVSACRKAVEGAERDLDFIRLDADAFAACPSDSIDYAVMEKTEDAVVVPLDAGWSDVGSWSALWEVGEHDCHGNLVYGDVLLNDAKNNYLHAEGRMIAAVGLEDHVVVETADAVLVAHRDKVQDVKEIVSQLKMQQRDEAILHRKAFRPWGSYECIDSAERFQVKRITVNPGASLSLQRHHHRAEHWIVVKGTARITKGDEVVLLSENQSTYIPLGVTHRLENPGKIPLELIEVQSGSYLGEDDIERFGDVYGRS